tttatttatttatttatttattgcatttgtatcccacattttcccacctttttgcgggttcagtgtggcttacaatatgagttaaatattggaaatacaatttgttacagattggttatggattacattttgcagaattatgcgaaacaattgaggtgtcgttaaggaatgtaacactgGAGtataaacattgaaacattggaaggaaacaatgggagcttagatatatatatatatagatatatatataatatatatatatattaccccTTTAATATCCAGTCTTCCAGCAAACAGGTGAACAAACCAGAATGTAGACCACACTGATCCAAAGTAGAAGTTCTGAAGGGGTAAATATATGCCCAACTTAGATAAATTTCGTCCTGTgttgggctgcttcaggggctggaAATATCGCACTGGTGTGGAGTAGCTGCAAACACCAGGCTGGATAAAAGCatgcctctctctcacacagacacaggtTCTGCTGCAACAGAAACACTATGCATTCCCTTAAAGGTAAAAAACACTAAGGGCCTCTCACTAAAGCTTGGCgtgtgctaacagacattagctcCCAATAATATTGCAAACTCTTTGGAAAGAGGACAGTACTATTTCAGGAAGAGGTACCCATGTGTACACAAGTTTGCACATGAGTAATGGTCCGTGCATCATGATGGTTCCACTATCGGGAATGCCCTTTATCCACATaaccacagattctatataacgtgaccaaaactgcacacaaaaaaaaccagtcatattctggttttatgcatgtaatttaattacttaacaagccaatcagtgccacttaacaagcaattatcgatactaattggcattaattagaatttacgtgcataacttgctgggcgtattctgtaaagcggtgcgtaaattctaatgtgtgctgccaaaaatgGGGTGtgtccatgggcatggaatgagcaggccatgggcattccaaaaatctgcATGCACGGTTCagaggcatagctacgtgggggcatgggccccaggcccccacaaattaagccctggccccctctacatttgactccCCACAGCCACCGCCCAccccgccgccacatcaggtaccttgtttgctggcgggggtccccaacccctgccagccgaagagtcttcttcagcaccagtcgaCTCCAGCACCTTCGCtgtgtgataatctgtttctgacgccttacgtcctgcaaggggctacatacaggacgtgcacagtgcaggacgtcaggagttcgaaacagatcatcacacagcaAAGGCGCCAGAGtcaactggcgctgaagaagactcttcggctggcgggggtccccaaataAGGAACCTGGTGGCGATGGGGGAGGGTTTTTGCGGTGGCGgtgggtccaaagtggcgggggggagaggcggctaaacagtgcccccccccccacctcaggctctggctccccctccagccgaggtctggctatgcccctggcacggttatacaatacacctgctctgcgcctaactaAAGCACCGCTATTTATACTTAacgtaaatggatgtgcctagagttaggcgccgGCATGgctactaggcatattctataaaccagcttGACATGTTCTATagaccacgcctaaatctaggtgcagtttacagaatacgcctaggcaaaaatattttcagtgccaatttttcagtcaccatatatagaatctagtccatagtgcaTACTATTTCCAAAGAGTCTGCTTATCTGTGTACAACAAACTCAAAATGTtatgtttttctgctcatttatGTTTGCAAATGACATGCAATGACTTAGGCATGCGCTGGCCCCACCAACAAAGTTAAAAAAAcagtttctccacccccccccccccccaccatgtagCTCCCTTAGACCCTACCCAATATCATGTCCCATCTGTGGGGACTTCAGGGTCAATGACCATCCTACCCTCCAGCCCCAGTGCCGTATTTCAAAATGACTCCAACCAATCCATGAACAATCCTGGTTCCCTTCTGCCATATTGAAATCACCACTTCCCACCATGGAATGACAAGCAGAGCATTTCACAGATGCCAACCTGCTTTGTCACAAGTGATGCTAGAGCTTTAGACTCATTTGATGGCCCTGCTCAGAACTCTTGCAGGAGACGAAAAACGAAAGCACCAAAGTGTCCTTCTTGACCTGGAGCTGTGAGCTTGCTTTGAGAACAGGCCACGTAAAGTGACTGTGGAGGTTTCATTCCTTGTTGATGGTTTCCTGCATTTTGAACTCTTCCTCTCTTCCCAGCTGCATCATTGTGGAATGAAATATAGAGGTTGCGTCTCTGGAATCAGTGTGAGATAGTGTTGAGAGCAGCAGTGCAGCTGGAGATCGCTTCACCAGATCTGTGGCAGAATCTAGACCACAAGGGGGATAGTTGCAGCTTCTACTCAGAGATGAATGCATTGATGCTACTAACCACAGTGATTGTCTGTAGTAAGTATCAGTTCCTGTCACAAACTACAATGGCTCTGTTTTCACAGGAAGGGTAACTTTTATCATGTATGTTGTGCCTACTTTAGggtgctaacagacattagtgtgTGCTGTGTCGCCCATACATATAACATAAGATACATGGTATTTAGCATGTGATAATTTCATTAGTGTGGGCTAAGTGGCATGTGGCCCATATAATAACATAGGATACATggtatttagcatgtgctaatttcagTGTGCCGTGTGGCCCATACATATAACATAGGATACTTggtatttagcatgtgctaatttcattagtgtgcactaagctttagtaaaagggatccttaTTAAAATAACCTCCCCAGAATGTTCCTCACGTGACTGCATAGGAAGAAACATTTTGGCAGCCTGCTACACATGCAACGAGCGGAGACATTCCCTGGGGTGCAGTTTGGCCTTATACACATACTTTCTGATTCTCCAAAGCATCGTCACCCAGTACCGTGGATAGATGGGTTATAAATAttttctggctgatattcagctggtgctgGGCAGCGCGCTGTCCACCCAACACCTggtgctaaacccagatattcattcAATGCCTctccatttctggtgaccggcattgaataaccAATGGGGGAGGGGTTTCACCAGCTTAAACATAGCCAGCTatgtaatattcagcactagccagcTATATTTATAGCGGCCAAACAAAGGTTTTTCTATTTGGGCGTCCCCATTTGGTCGCCAAAGTTGGccggcaatctgctgaatattcgcagctaGTCAGCTATATCGTGCTGATGGCAATTATTCCGCAGGAAATAGCTGAATTTTCGTGGACAGCCGGATAAgttctatttaaccagccagccaggagccattcctggccagttaaatagcgctgaatgtcGGCcggtttaaattttttaaaatgtatttaaatagtCTCCCAAGTTGTTGTTTCTGTGAGGTTGTTTTCAAAGGAAAAGAGTCTGCctcctttcactttgaaaataggCATCATTTCCATGATCCTTGATATACAAGTTAGGCATCCTGTTACCAAATTCAATTCTGAATGCATGACTCCAGGGCTTCCAGACTTGTTCATACCTGTTAAATTGTTTGTAGTCTGCAGATGGGAAACTCCCATGCCAAATCTCCGTGAATCATTATCATGTAATATATACAGTGCTGTATATCTTTCACTGTTCACTGCTCCACAGGCAAAGGCAGGGGTGTTTAAGGAGGTTAATGTCACATCCCCATGCCCTCTCAAAAACatctatttgtttatttaagtCAATTTCCATTCCCTACCGCCTATACTGAACGAATAAAGAATTCACAGAACAGGTACAATAATGTTAAGATGGTTAAGTTGCAAGCCCTATTactgatttgcacatgtaaataccaGCATTTGAATGTACATATTGAATATACATTGATACAATTTTACAAATTggaatttatacatgtaaatgtacATTAGGGTTGGACACGTCATTGCATGTCATTATCAAAtataaatgagcagaaaaaaacacaacaatttactactactactacgtatcatttctatagtgctactagacgtacacagctctgtacacttgaacataaagagacagtccctgctcgacagagcttacaatctaaataggacagacaaacaggacaaataagggataaggacaaagagtagcaagattccggaatcccaaagagtaacaaggttccagaatcccaaagagtagcaacattccggaatcccaaagattcctattactacttatcatttcaatagcgctactagaagtacacagcactgtacacttgaacatgaagagacagtccctgctcgacagagcttaaaatctaattaggacagacaaacaggacaaacaatacCTGactagatcccaaaaatgtacaaaacattttatactgcttatcccagaaatagtggattttccccaagtccatttaataacggtccatggacttttcctttaggaagccgtccaaaccccctttaaactccgctaagccaaccgcctccaccacactctctggcaacgaactccagagtccaattacacgttgagtgaagaaaacttttctccgattcgttttaaatctactacaggctgcagcttcatcgcatgccccccagtcccagtatgcctggaaagcatgaacatccacccgctccactccactcactactccatagacctctatcatatctccccccagccTCTTGGGGGGTTTTCTTTGCCAAAAATAGTTcattttcttttgaaaaaggatgcactatcccccaaattctataaacagcatttaAAATTGTACATACAATTTTGGGAACGtgctcaatttgtgtgcacaaattaattgcaTAACGAGCCTGTTAGCATCAATAACCGGGtgctaatgatcaattattggGGCACATTGGCTACAATTTGGATTTATCTgcacatcttgctaggtgctattctagacagatgtgtgcataaatttttgaGTGCACACCTGAAAGTGGGCAGGTGGGGGCATTCTCTAAAGATATGCATAGTAATATAGAATTGGGGTGAGCTGCATGGGGCACCATAAGGGTGGACGCCTAGATGGTAGGCATGTTGAGCTCAgattacactagcattctataatggaatttaaGTGCCTGGTTGGCTTTATGAAATAGGTTCCTACCATGTCTAAATGGAAGCTCCCAATTATAGATTGTCCCCAAGGAGGTCATTCTCAAAAGGTAGCCTAAACATAGACATTTAGATGATCTGTgctaagcgtgaattctatatTGAAAATTACATGCCTAGGTacctttctagaatactagcgtaagtccacAGTTAGGTGCTTAACTTTAGGTACTAGCCATTGTGTAAATGGTCATGTCTAACTGCTGGCAGTCAGGCtcgtaactgctagtattctagaacttgTGCGTGCACGCGTAggacacacccctgacccacctatgcccctcccagatccatgctcccatttactaaggcacataggcgcctacacgcatccaacgcacatcaaattggaactaccgccagctaccatgtgccccaggcagtaattccattcttgacacctgcccaaaacacacggtagaaaatattttctattttctactgcatggcgcttacccggcagtaatcgccAGTTTACGCATGCTGCTGGCCACTTATTGCCCAGTTAGCGTTTGAGaccataccgctaagtcaatgggtggcagtaaggtctcagtccgaaaacggacgcacgctggttttaattttgccgcacatccacaaaaaatgccttttttccaggtgcgctgagcaaatggacctgtgcgtgtccaaaacacgcacctacaccagtgaGACCACTTTTAGGGCCCCTATggattttgcatgcacaatttgtggAATCCCGACTAAGGGCACTTAtacatgtaactgctaattagggCCAACTAATGCTGTTTGACATCAATTATGACCAACTACTTGTTAataccaattagcagctaattattacaTTAAGTTAAGCGCATAACTGGCATTACTCTATAACTTGTGTACACAAGTTTATTAAATTACAAGGTTGGTGGGCAAAGCAAGGTTTAAATCTGAGTCTATAGACTTCAAAGTTTAATCTTGCAACCAACACAATAACACAAAAAAATCTGGTGTACGTTATTTGTTGTTTAGCAATAAATTATCTTCAAAAAGCAGGATGCAGTCACTAGAGAATCCAGACTCTCTGATCTCATGTAATTAAAGATTGTTCTAAATAAAGAAAAGTGAGACATGTGCCagacagatatgatagaggtctataaaacactaaagtggaatggaacagttagatgtgaatcgcttgtttactctttccaaaaatacaaggactaggaaacacataatgaagctactaaatagtaaatttaagacaaatcagagaaaatatttcttcacttaacatgtaattaaactttggaactcgttgccagagaatgtggtaagaatcagttagcttagcagggttttaaaaagtttggaccagttcctaaaagaaatgtccataagccattcgtaagatggacttgggaaaattcattgcttattcctgggataaccagcataaaatctgttttactcttttgggatcttggccgctgtgacctgaattggccgctgttagaaaaaggatactgggcttgatgaactttcAGCCTGTCCCAGTACGGCGATGTTTATGTTCTCATAAAACAATCTCCACAGTGGCTGTGTTCCTTCCTGAAGTTCTCTGCTTACTTGTTTTACAGCTTCTTGGGTGGCCCACGGTGGTCTTCTAGAGTTTGGAATCATGATCTATCGAGTGACACAGCGCAATCCACTCATTTCCTATGTAGCATATGGATGTCATTGTGGGCACAATGGAAGGGGAGCACCGAAGGATGAGGTAGACTGGTAGGTGACATCAGTAGGGTGCAGCTTCTTTGATCCAACAGGATGGACTTTACCCAGACAATCCCAGGGGGGGGGAGTAATCGGGGAGAGTTTTGAATGCATGTGCATAAATTAACCCCAAATATTTGTATGCCCTAAATATAAGGACATTGGGGCCATTATTTGAAcagcaggagttagctgggctgactCCTGCAGTCAACACAGagcccatatattcaatgccgggccattccCAGtgaatagcattgaatatccggtttattttggcCTGGTTTCAACATAACTGtccaaggcggttagcttagcggagttttaaaaaggtttggacggcttcctaaaagaaaagtccatagaccgttattaaatggacttggggaaaatccactatttctggaataagcactataaaatgttttgtacttttttgggatcttgccaggtatttgtgatctggattggccactgttggaaacaggatgctggactcgatggacctttggtctttccaagtatggcaatacttatgatattcagtgctggcaagttaagttgaaaccggccaaagataagcCAGATATTTTGGTGGCTTATTTTGGCCTCCAAACGTAGCCAGcgatgcgctgaatatcagcagttacatcgcgtgatataaccggttatctacTATCTGCTAACCGATAATATTCAGGGGGAGATAatcagctatctcccgctgaattttGCCAGATAGCCAGCCATTTAAtaagccaggagccatttctggttaAATATCAGGGgtaaaggggtcaatattcagccggtagccttttgctgaccaccaccagtaCTCCCCAGTCCTAAGATAATTCATTATGAATCGACCCACCGatctgccttttctttttttagcaCCCAAACTTTGGAATGAGTTACCCGATGACTGTGCTTCATTCGATTTATTCTTTGAAAAAGTCAGATAGTATATCTCAGTTTCTCATAAAGAGCCATTGGTTACCGGTACATGCTAGAAATGTATTTATCCAATTTATAAAGTGATTTATGAATTAGTTCCTTTATGTTTGTTGAGTCATTTTGTTTGGTCTCAAAAATCTAGAGCCACGAGATCAAAAGACATACATTATTAGATTCTCTTTATGCTTTTCAAGCGGCTTGTCTTAGTAATGAAGTTCAATCCTTTCTATTTACCATTTCAAATTCTtttcaattttggaaaaaaaagtatcAAAAATCATCTATTTCATGAATTTGTTCTGCAATCTAATAATTAACTTGGGTTCACAGTCTGTGTtaatttttatattgtaaattCCTGGATATGTCCGGCTTCTTGTATTGGGATCCGCTTTGAACCGCAAGGTATTAGCGGAAAACAAGTTACATTGTTAATGTTAATGTAACACACATAGTAAAGAGTCTTTTTCTAGTCTCTTTTAAAAGCTTCTTTTTCCAGCAAACTGAGTcggagttaagctctggaacccgctaccagaggatgtggtaacagcagttagcgtatctgggttttaaaaagatttgcacatgttcctggaggaaaagtccatagtctgctattgagacagatgtggggaatcaactgcttgccctgggattggcaacATGgtatgttgctgctaattgggtttctgccaggtacttgtgacctagcttggccactgtttggaaaacaggatactgggctagatggaccattggtctgacccagtgtggctactcttatgttcttaagtgatttaaccggccaggagccatttctgactggataaatcactttgaatatcaactccatAGTTTCAAAGTGGATGTGTtcacttttgttttgaaaatccagtCTTCTGCACAGAAACAAATTATGCCCTTGCTTTTTATGCATTCacactgctaaaaaaaaaaaagattcccctCTAAATTTATctcacttttttctctttttgccttcaaaGGTGCTGCCATGCTCATGATTGCTGTTTTGGCCGGATGAATGAACTGGGCTGCCGTCCGAAGACTCAGCCATATACATACACCTACATTGATGGAAATCTTACCTG
This sequence is a window from Microcaecilia unicolor chromosome 13, aMicUni1.1, whole genome shotgun sequence. Protein-coding genes within it:
- the LOC115456665 gene encoding phospholipase A2, membrane associated-like, whose translation is MNALMLLTTVIVCTSWVAHGGLLEFGIMIYRVTQRNPLISYVAYGCHCGHNGRGAPKDEVDWCCHAHDCCFGRMNELGCRPKTQPYTYTYIDGNLTCTDPENEKPDAACARQICECDKEAALCFKKNDGKYQRKYTFYINLFCRGPKPQC